A genomic stretch from Streptococcus oralis includes:
- the trpB gene encoding tryptophan synthase subunit beta yields MTTKGYFGQFGGSFVPEPIQALLDELEVTFDKYKDDPEFLAEFRHYLKDYSGRETPLYFAESLTDHLGGAKIYLKREDLNHLGSHKLNNVLGQILLAKRMGKKRVIAETGAGQHGVATAAAAAKFGMACDVYMGAEDVERQRLNVFRMEMMGATVHAVETGTRTLKDAVDAAFGAWMNDLEAFYVLGSAVGPHPYPTIVHEFQKVISEESRRQILEKEGRLPDYVIACVGGGSNAIGAFSQYVADEEVKLIGVEAAGHGLDTDKHAATMTKGSVGIVDGMKTYAVFKEDGELAPVYSISAGLDYPGVGPEHAYFKDSGRVEYVAATDEEAVQALLLLSKTEGIIPAIESSHAIAEAVKRAPKLSKDEIIIINVSGRGDKDVAAIADYLEAKK; encoded by the coding sequence ATGACAACTAAAGGATATTTTGGACAATTTGGTGGTAGTTTTGTACCGGAGCCGATTCAGGCTTTGTTGGATGAGTTGGAAGTGACATTTGACAAATACAAGGATGATCCAGAATTTTTGGCAGAATTTCGCCATTACTTGAAGGATTATTCAGGTCGCGAAACACCGCTTTATTTTGCGGAAAGTTTGACAGATCACTTAGGTGGCGCTAAGATTTATCTCAAGCGCGAAGACCTGAACCATCTGGGTTCTCACAAGCTTAACAACGTTTTAGGGCAAATCCTTCTTGCCAAACGTATGGGCAAAAAACGAGTGATCGCGGAAACAGGAGCTGGTCAACACGGTGTTGCGACAGCAGCGGCTGCAGCCAAGTTTGGTATGGCCTGTGATGTCTACATGGGGGCAGAAGATGTGGAACGTCAACGCCTCAATGTTTTCCGCATGGAGATGATGGGAGCAACTGTTCACGCGGTTGAAACGGGAACTCGAACTCTCAAGGACGCGGTTGATGCAGCCTTTGGAGCATGGATGAATGATCTTGAAGCCTTCTACGTTTTGGGATCTGCTGTAGGTCCTCATCCTTATCCTACAATTGTTCATGAATTCCAAAAGGTCATCAGTGAAGAATCTCGTCGTCAAATCTTAGAAAAAGAAGGCCGTTTACCAGACTACGTCATTGCCTGTGTAGGTGGTGGTTCCAATGCCATCGGTGCTTTTTCACAGTATGTAGCTGATGAAGAAGTCAAATTGATTGGGGTAGAAGCCGCTGGTCACGGACTTGACACAGACAAGCACGCAGCCACTATGACAAAAGGTAGTGTCGGAATTGTCGACGGTATGAAGACTTATGCAGTCTTTAAGGAAGATGGAGAGCTGGCGCCAGTTTACTCTATCTCAGCTGGTTTGGACTATCCAGGGGTTGGTCCAGAACACGCCTACTTTAAAGATTCTGGCCGCGTAGAATATGTGGCAGCGACAGATGAAGAAGCGGTTCAAGCCTTGCTCCTTCTTAGTAAGACAGAAGGGATTATCCCAGCGATTGAAAGTTCGCACGCGATCGCAGAAGCAGTTAAACGTGCACCGAAACTAAGTAAAGATGAGATTATCATCATCAATGTCTCTGGGCGTGGAGACAAGGACGTAGCTGCGATTGCAGACTACCTAGAAGCTAAAAAATAA
- a CDS encoding phosphoribosylanthranilate isomerase: protein MTKVKICGLSTKEAVETAVSAGADYIGFVFALSKRQVSLEEAAELAKHIPSDVKKVGVFVSPSRTELLEAIKKVGLDLVQVHGQVADDLFEDSPCASIQAVQVDGEGHVPNSRADYLLFDAPVAGSGQIFDWGQLDTAELAQPFFIAGGLKEDNVVKAIRHFTPYAVDVSSGVETDGQKDHEKIRRFIERAKNGISRTK from the coding sequence TTGACAAAGGTTAAGATTTGTGGATTATCGACCAAAGAAGCGGTAGAGACAGCCGTATCAGCAGGGGCAGACTACATTGGTTTTGTCTTTGCGCTTAGTAAAAGACAGGTGAGCTTGGAAGAGGCTGCTGAGCTCGCAAAGCACATTCCTTCCGATGTAAAAAAGGTTGGCGTATTTGTTTCACCAAGTAGGACAGAACTACTAGAAGCAATTAAAAAAGTTGGCTTGGACTTGGTTCAAGTTCATGGTCAGGTAGCAGATGATTTGTTTGAGGATTCACCTTGTGCCAGCATTCAGGCTGTGCAGGTGGATGGAGAGGGGCATGTGCCCAATTCTCGGGCAGATTATCTACTCTTTGATGCCCCTGTGGCAGGGAGTGGCCAGATCTTTGACTGGGGCCAACTGGATACGGCAGAACTAGCTCAGCCTTTCTTTATCGCAGGTGGGCTTAAGGAAGACAATGTAGTAAAAGCAATTCGACACTTTACTCCCTATGCAGTCGATGTATCAAGTGGAGTGGAGACAGATGGACAAAAAGATCATGAAAAGATTAGAAGATTTATAGAGAGGGCAAAGAATGGCATATCAAGAACCAAATAA
- a CDS encoding prepilin peptidase, whose translation MIDLYFFLVGNILASFLGLVIDRFPDQSIIRPASHCNSCQTRLRPLDLIPILSQVFNRFRCRYCKIRYPIWYALFELGLGLVFLAWSWGCISIGQVILITAGLTLGIYDFRHQEYPLLVWLTFHLIILAFCGWNLVMVFFLALGILAHFIDIRMGAGDFLFLASCALVFSVTELLILIQFASATGILAFLLKKKKERLPFVPFLLLAACMIIFGKLLLV comes from the coding sequence ATGATTGATCTTTATTTTTTTCTTGTCGGGAACATTCTCGCTTCCTTTCTAGGTTTGGTCATTGACCGTTTCCCTGACCAATCCATTATTCGACCAGCTAGCCACTGCAATTCCTGTCAGACTCGCTTGCGTCCGCTAGATTTGATTCCTATCCTTTCGCAGGTCTTCAATCGCTTTCGCTGTCGCTACTGCAAGATTCGCTATCCAATCTGGTATGCTCTCTTTGAACTCGGCTTAGGGCTTGTCTTTCTGGCTTGGTCTTGGGGCTGTATTTCCATAGGACAAGTCATCCTCATCACTGCTGGCTTGACCTTGGGTATCTACGACTTTCGCCATCAGGAATATCCCCTACTGGTCTGGCTGACTTTTCACCTAATCATCCTGGCTTTCTGTGGTTGGAATCTGGTCATGGTCTTCTTTCTTGCCCTTGGAATTTTGGCGCATTTTATCGATATTCGCATGGGTGCAGGGGATTTTCTCTTTCTGGCTTCTTGTGCTCTCGTCTTTAGTGTGACCGAACTACTCATCTTGATTCAGTTCGCTTCTGCAACAGGAATTCTAGCCTTTCTCCTGAAAAAGAAAAAGGAAAGACTTCCTTTCGTGCCTTTCCTCTTACTTGCTGCTTGCATGATTATTTTTGGTAAGCTACTGCTTGTTTGA
- a CDS encoding aminodeoxychorismate/anthranilate synthase component II produces MILLIDNYDSFTYNLAQYIGSFAEVQVLRNDDPKLYEEAEKADGLVFSPGPGWPVDAGKMEDMIRDFAGKKPILGICLGHQAIAEVFGGKLGLAPKVMHGKQSHISFEAPSVLYQGIEDGRPVMRYHSILIEEMPEGFEVTARSTDDQAIMGIQHKTLPIYGFQYHPESIGTPDGLSSIRNFIEKVVK; encoded by the coding sequence ATGATTTTATTGATTGACAACTATGATTCTTTTACCTATAACTTGGCCCAGTACATTGGGAGTTTTGCAGAAGTGCAGGTCTTGAGAAATGATGATCCCAAGCTGTATGAAGAAGCTGAAAAAGCAGATGGTCTGGTCTTTTCTCCTGGTCCCGGTTGGCCAGTTGATGCTGGAAAGATGGAAGACATGATTCGTGACTTTGCCGGCAAGAAGCCGATTCTAGGGATTTGTTTGGGTCACCAAGCCATCGCAGAAGTCTTTGGTGGGAAGCTAGGTTTGGCTCCAAAAGTCATGCATGGGAAACAGAGCCATATCAGCTTTGAAGCGCCATCTGTTCTCTATCAAGGCATTGAGGATGGTCGTCCAGTCATGCGCTATCACAGCATTTTGATTGAAGAAATGCCAGAAGGCTTTGAAGTGACAGCTCGTTCGACTGATGACCAGGCCATTATGGGAATTCAACACAAAACCCTGCCGATTTATGGCTTCCAGTACCATCCAGAAAGTATCGGAACGCCAGATGGCTTGTCTTCTATTCGAAATTTTATCGAGAAGGTTGTAAAGTGA
- a CDS encoding sugar transferase has translation MLKWEDLPVEMQSSEVESYYQLVSKRKGSLIFKRCLDWVLALFLLLLTSPVFLILSIWIKLDSKGPVIYKQERVTQYNRPFKIWKFRTMVTDADKKGSLVTSANDSRITKVGNFIRRVRLDELPQLVNVLKGEMSFVGTRPEVPRYTEQYSPEMMATLLLPAGITSPASINYKDEDTIISQMTEKGLSVDKAYVEHVLPEKMRYNLAYLREFSFLGDIKIMFQTVFEVLK, from the coding sequence ATGCTGAAATGGGAAGACTTGCCCGTGGAAATGCAATCAAGCGAGGTTGAGTCTTACTACCAGCTTGTCTCTAAAAGGAAGGGTTCGCTGATTTTCAAGCGTTGTCTGGATTGGGTTCTGGCCCTGTTTTTGCTACTTTTGACTTCTCCCGTCTTTCTCATCTTGAGTATTTGGATCAAGTTGGATAGCAAGGGACCTGTCATTTACAAGCAAGAGCGCGTGACCCAGTACAACCGTCCGTTCAAGATTTGGAAGTTCCGTACTATGGTAACGGATGCGGATAAAAAAGGAAGTCTGGTGACTTCTGCTAACGATAGCCGCATTACCAAAGTGGGAAATTTCATTCGTCGTGTGCGCTTGGATGAACTGCCTCAGCTGGTCAATGTCCTTAAAGGCGAGATGTCTTTTGTCGGTACACGACCTGAAGTGCCACGTTATACCGAGCAGTATAGTCCTGAAATGATGGCGACCTTGCTCTTGCCAGCAGGAATCACCTCTCCAGCCAGCATCAACTACAAGGATGAGGATACGATCATCAGCCAAATGACGGAGAAAGGTCTATCAGTTGACAAGGCCTATGTCGAACACGTCCTTCCTGAAAAGATGCGCTATAACCTCGCCTATCTCCGAGAGTTTAGTTTCCTTGGAGACATCAAAATCATGTTTCAAACCGTGTTTGAAGTGCTAAAATAA
- a CDS encoding GNAT family N-acetyltransferase, producing the protein MMIRFEENVSTENAQLVCQWSNSLGKSFQEQWMGTMIPFPLTIQILQDLEGIFSIFDGQEFVGLIQKIRLEDRNLHIGRFFINPQKQGQGLGSQALRKFVSLAFENEDIDTISLNVYEANQTAYKLYQKEGFEIVQMVEVPIRKYIMKKGR; encoded by the coding sequence ATGATGATTCGTTTTGAAGAAAATGTGAGCACAGAAAATGCTCAGCTCGTATGCCAATGGTCCAACTCCCTTGGCAAATCCTTTCAAGAACAATGGATGGGAACAATGATTCCTTTTCCTTTAACAATTCAAATCTTGCAAGATTTGGAAGGAATCTTTTCAATCTTTGATGGACAAGAGTTTGTGGGGCTTATCCAGAAAATTAGGCTAGAAGACAGGAATCTTCATATCGGGAGATTTTTTATCAACCCCCAGAAACAGGGGCAGGGCTTAGGTAGCCAGGCTTTAAGAAAATTTGTTAGTTTGGCCTTTGAAAATGAAGACATAGATACTATTTCTCTAAATGTCTATGAGGCAAATCAAACAGCTTACAAGCTTTACCAAAAAGAAGGATTTGAAATCGTTCAAATGGTTGAAGTACCTATACGAAAATACATCATGAAAAAGGGGAGATAG
- the trpA gene encoding tryptophan synthase subunit alpha, whose amino-acid sequence MPKTLTEKLNAIKATGKGIFVPYIMAGDHEKGLDGLGETIHFLEDLGVSAIEVGIPFSDPVADGSVIEEAGLRSLAHGTSTQALVETLKSIETEVPLVIMTYFNPLFQYGVEKFVKDLADTAVKGLIIPDLPHEHANFVEPFLADTDIALIPLVSLTTGLERQKELIAGAEGFVYAVAINGVTGKSGNYRADLDKHLAQLHQVADIPVLTGFGVSSQADVERFNAVSDGVIVGSKIVKALHQGEPIEDFIKQAVAYQK is encoded by the coding sequence ATGCCTAAGACACTAACAGAAAAATTGAACGCTATAAAAGCGACTGGAAAAGGAATTTTTGTTCCTTATATCATGGCTGGGGACCATGAGAAAGGTCTGGATGGCCTAGGTGAAACAATCCACTTTTTAGAAGATTTGGGTGTTTCAGCCATTGAAGTGGGTATTCCCTTTTCAGACCCTGTTGCAGATGGCTCTGTTATCGAAGAAGCAGGCTTGCGCAGTCTAGCTCACGGAACTTCTACCCAGGCTTTGGTGGAAACCTTGAAAAGCATTGAAACAGAAGTTCCACTTGTCATTATGACCTACTTCAACCCCCTATTTCAGTACGGTGTTGAGAAATTTGTCAAAGATTTGGCAGATACAGCAGTTAAGGGTTTGATTATCCCAGACCTGCCTCATGAACATGCTAACTTTGTAGAACCATTTTTGGCAGACACAGACATCGCCTTGATTCCCCTAGTTAGTTTGACAACAGGACTTGAGCGTCAAAAAGAGTTGATTGCAGGGGCAGAAGGCTTCGTCTATGCCGTTGCCATTAATGGGGTGACAGGGAAGTCAGGCAATTACCGTGCAGACTTGGACAAGCACTTGGCACAATTGCATCAAGTAGCTGACATCCCAGTCTTGACAGGTTTTGGTGTTTCTAGTCAAGCTGATGTAGAACGTTTCAATGCAGTGTCAGATGGCGTTATCGTCGGTTCAAAAATCGTAAAAGCTCTCCACCAAGGAGAGCCAATTGAGGACTTTATCAAACAAGCAGTAGCTTACCAAAAATAA
- the trpE gene encoding anthranilate synthase component I, whose translation MERIIHGDVLSPILAYMRLKGQHKVILESIPRDKETARFSILAYNPVFEIQFENGVLYQNGQVIDRDPLDFLYEVTHKSQHHSDLPFGGGAIGFVGYDMISLYEEIGQIPEDTIGTPDMHFFVYESYMVFDHKKEKIHVIEDALYSERSQEDLKESLNQVLVELRIPAPNEFEDLDLSPLDFKPHIAPQKFEQMVETARDLIRNGDMFQCVLSQRFSAEVTGNPFDFYRNLRVTNPSNYLYFYDFGDYQIIGASPESLVSVKNGIVTTNPIAGTRPRGTADEEDKALATDLLSDEKETAEHRMLVDLGRNDIGRISETASVQVTKYMEVELFRYVMHLTSVVKGRLLPELTAMDALKATLPAGTVSGAPKIRAMRRIYELETEKRGVYAGAIGYLSATGDMDFAIAIRTMILKNQKAYVQAGAGIVYDSIAQNEYQETINKAKSMTRIGELRP comes from the coding sequence ATGGAACGAATCATTCATGGAGATGTCTTATCACCAATATTGGCTTATATGCGTCTAAAGGGGCAACACAAGGTTATCTTAGAGAGTATTCCGAGAGACAAGGAAACCGCTCGTTTTTCTATCCTAGCCTATAATCCAGTTTTTGAGATTCAGTTTGAAAATGGAGTCCTTTATCAAAATGGTCAAGTGATTGATCGGGATCCTTTGGATTTCCTTTATGAAGTGACTCATAAGAGCCAGCACCATTCAGACCTACCTTTTGGTGGGGGAGCTATTGGCTTTGTGGGGTACGATATGATTTCTCTTTATGAAGAAATTGGACAAATCCCTGAGGATACCATTGGGACGCCAGACATGCATTTCTTTGTCTATGAGAGCTATATGGTCTTTGACCACAAGAAGGAAAAAATTCATGTCATAGAGGATGCTCTCTATAGCGAGCGCAGTCAAGAAGACTTGAAAGAATCCTTGAACCAAGTGCTTGTGGAATTACGCATCCCTGCTCCAAATGAATTTGAAGATTTGGATTTATCTCCGCTCGACTTCAAACCGCATATCGCTCCTCAGAAGTTTGAGCAAATGGTCGAAACAGCTCGTGACTTGATTCGTAACGGGGATATGTTCCAATGTGTGCTCAGTCAGCGTTTCTCAGCAGAAGTTACTGGAAATCCATTTGATTTCTATAGGAATCTTCGAGTGACCAATCCATCTAATTACCTCTATTTCTATGATTTTGGGGATTATCAAATCATCGGTGCCAGTCCTGAAAGTTTGGTTTCTGTCAAAAACGGTATCGTGACAACCAATCCGATTGCAGGTACGCGACCAAGAGGCACAGCGGATGAAGAGGACAAGGCCTTGGCGACAGACCTGCTTTCTGATGAGAAGGAAACAGCAGAGCATCGGATGTTGGTAGACTTGGGGCGTAACGATATTGGTCGCATCTCTGAAACAGCCAGTGTCCAAGTCACCAAGTATATGGAAGTGGAGCTCTTCCGCTATGTCATGCATTTGACCAGCGTGGTGAAAGGGCGTTTGCTTCCCGAACTCACTGCCATGGATGCTTTGAAAGCTACACTTCCAGCTGGGACAGTTTCAGGAGCACCAAAGATTCGGGCCATGAGACGCATCTATGAACTGGAAACGGAAAAACGGGGCGTATATGCAGGAGCAATCGGCTACTTGTCTGCGACGGGTGATATGGACTTCGCCATCGCCATCCGAACTATGATTCTCAAAAATCAAAAAGCCTATGTTCAGGCTGGGGCAGGGATTGTCTATGACTCTATTGCTCAAAACGAATATCAAGAAACCATTAACAAGGCTAAATCTATGACTAGAATTGGAGAACTAAGACCATGA
- the trpB gene encoding tryptophan synthase subunit beta has product MAYQEPNKDGFYGKFGGRFVPETLMTAVLELEKAYRESQADPSFQEELNQLLRQYVGRETPLYYAKNLTQHIGGAKIYLKREDLNHTGAHKINNALGQVLLAKRMGKKKIIAETGAGQHGVATATAAALFNMECTIYMGEEDVKRQALNVFRMELLGAKVEAVTDGSRVLKDAVNAALRSWVANIDDTHYILGSALGPHPFPEIVRDFQSVIGREAKQQYRDLTGQDLPDALVACVGGGSNAIGLFHPFVEDESVAMYGAEAAGLGVDTEHHAATLTKGRPGVLHGSLMDVLQDAHGQILEAFSISAGLDYPGIGPEHSHYHDIKRASYVPVTDEEALEGFQLLSRVEGIIPALESSHAIAFAVKLAKELGPDKSMIVCLSGRGDKDVVQVKDRLEADAAKKGEAHA; this is encoded by the coding sequence ATGGCATATCAAGAACCAAATAAAGATGGATTTTACGGAAAATTCGGCGGACGTTTTGTCCCAGAAACATTGATGACAGCAGTTTTGGAGTTGGAAAAAGCTTATCGTGAAAGTCAGGCGGACCCAAGTTTCCAAGAGGAATTAAACCAGCTCTTACGCCAGTATGTAGGACGTGAAACTCCCCTTTACTACGCAAAAAACTTGACCCAGCATATCGGTGGAGCTAAGATTTATCTCAAACGGGAAGACCTCAATCACACAGGGGCCCACAAGATTAACAATGCCTTGGGCCAAGTTCTTCTGGCTAAGCGCATGGGCAAAAAGAAAATTATCGCTGAAACAGGTGCTGGTCAGCACGGTGTAGCAACTGCAACAGCTGCAGCCCTCTTTAACATGGAATGTACCATTTACATGGGTGAGGAAGATGTCAAACGACAAGCCCTCAATGTCTTCCGTATGGAGCTTTTGGGAGCCAAGGTTGAGGCAGTAACAGATGGTTCGCGCGTGCTCAAGGATGCGGTCAATGCAGCCCTCCGTTCATGGGTGGCAAATATCGACGATACCCACTATATCCTTGGTTCTGCCTTAGGACCTCATCCATTCCCAGAAATCGTTCGTGACTTCCAAAGTGTCATCGGTCGAGAAGCCAAACAACAGTACCGTGACTTGACAGGTCAAGATTTGCCAGATGCTCTAGTAGCTTGTGTTGGTGGTGGTTCTAATGCTATCGGTCTCTTCCATCCATTTGTAGAAGATGAGTCAGTAGCAATGTATGGGGCTGAAGCAGCAGGACTTGGTGTGGATACAGAGCATCACGCAGCTACCTTGACCAAGGGTCGCCCAGGTGTTCTCCACGGTTCGCTTATGGATGTGCTCCAAGATGCACATGGGCAAATCTTAGAAGCCTTTTCTATCTCAGCAGGGTTAGACTACCCTGGTATCGGTCCAGAACACTCTCACTACCACGATATCAAACGTGCCAGCTATGTTCCTGTGACTGACGAGGAAGCCTTGGAAGGATTCCAACTCTTGTCTCGTGTGGAAGGAATTATCCCAGCCTTGGAATCTAGCCACGCCATTGCCTTTGCAGTGAAATTGGCCAAAGAACTTGGACCAGACAAGTCGATGATTGTCTGCCTATCCGGTCGTGGGGACAAGGATGTAGTTCAAGTCAAAGACCGCTTGGAAGCAGATGCAGCAAAGAAGGGAGAAGCTCATGCCTAA
- the trpD gene encoding anthranilate phosphoribosyltransferase codes for MKEIIEKLAKFENLSGVEMTDVIERIVTGRVTEAQIASLLLALKMKGETPEERTAIAQVMRGHAQHIPTEIHDAMDNCGTGGDKSFSFNISTTAAFVLAGGGIHMAKHGNRSISSKSGSADVLQALGINLDLKPAELGKVFDKTGIVFLFAKNMHPAMKYIMPARLELGIPTIMNLTGPLIHPMALETQLLGISRPELLESTAQVLKNMGRKRAIVVAGPEGLDEAGLNGTTNIALLENGEITLSSFTPEDLGMERYAIEDIRGGNAQENAEILLSVLQNEPSPFLETTVLNAGLGFYANGKVASIKEGVALARQVIASGKALEKLRLLQEYQK; via the coding sequence ATGAAAGAAATTATTGAAAAACTAGCGAAATTTGAAAATTTATCAGGTGTGGAAATGACGGATGTCATTGAGCGTATCGTAACTGGGCGTGTAACCGAAGCTCAGATTGCTTCTCTTCTCTTGGCACTTAAGATGAAGGGGGAAACACCTGAAGAACGCACAGCCATTGCACAAGTCATGAGAGGCCATGCCCAACACATTCCAACTGAGATACATGATGCCATGGACAACTGTGGTACAGGTGGGGACAAGTCTTTCAGCTTTAACATTTCCACAACTGCAGCCTTTGTCTTGGCTGGTGGCGGCATTCATATGGCTAAGCACGGTAACCGTTCGATTTCTTCTAAATCGGGTTCTGCAGATGTCCTTCAAGCATTGGGCATCAATCTTGACCTCAAACCAGCTGAACTAGGTAAGGTTTTTGATAAAACTGGCATCGTCTTTCTCTTTGCTAAAAATATGCACCCAGCTATGAAATACATCATGCCAGCACGTTTGGAATTGGGAATTCCAACAATCATGAACTTGACTGGTCCACTGATTCACCCAATGGCCTTGGAAACACAGCTTCTTGGGATTAGTCGTCCAGAACTGCTAGAAAGTACCGCTCAGGTTTTGAAAAATATGGGCCGCAAGCGTGCCATCGTGGTTGCTGGACCAGAAGGGCTGGATGAAGCTGGCTTGAACGGAACAACCAATATTGCTCTTCTTGAAAATGGCGAAATCACCTTGTCAAGCTTCACTCCAGAGGATTTGGGGATGGAACGCTACGCTATCGAAGATATCCGTGGTGGCAATGCTCAGGAAAATGCAGAAATTTTGCTCAGCGTTCTTCAAAACGAACCAAGTCCATTCTTGGAAACGACAGTCTTGAATGCTGGTCTTGGTTTCTATGCTAATGGTAAGGTAGCTAGTATCAAGGAAGGAGTTGCCTTGGCTCGTCAAGTGATTGCTAGTGGCAAGGCCCTTGAAAAACTCAGACTGTTACAGGAGTACCAAAAATGA
- a CDS encoding DegT/DnrJ/EryC1/StrS family aminotransferase, whose product MPNYNIPFSPPDITEAEIAEVADTLRSGWITTGPKTKELERRLSQYTQTSKTVCLNSATAALELILRVLEVGPGDEVIVPAMTYTASCSVITHVGATPVMVDIQADTFEMDYDLLEQAITEKTKVIIPVDLAGIVCNYDRLFQIVEKKRDLFTASSKWQKVFNRIVIVSDSAHALGSTYKGHPAGSIADFTSFSFHAVKNFTTAEGGSATWKANPAIDDEEMYKEFQILSLHGQTKDALAKMQLGSWEYDIVTPAYKCNMTDIMASIGLVQLDRYPGLLQRRKDIVDRYDRGFAGTRIHPLAHKTDTVESCRHLYITHVEGASLEERNQIIQELAKAGIASNVHYKPLPLLTAYKNLGFDMADYPRAYAFFENEITLPLHTKLSDDEVDYIVKTLVRISEEILGSGKKS is encoded by the coding sequence ATGCCAAATTACAATATTCCATTTTCACCACCCGATATTACCGAAGCTGAAATTGCTGAAGTAGCGGATACCCTTCGTTCTGGTTGGATCACAACAGGTCCGAAGACAAAAGAACTGGAGCGTCGCTTGTCCCAATACACACAGACATCTAAGACTGTCTGCCTCAACTCTGCGACAGCCGCTCTTGAGTTGATTTTGCGTGTTTTGGAAGTGGGCCCTGGTGATGAAGTCATCGTTCCAGCCATGACCTATACAGCTTCATGTAGTGTCATCACACACGTAGGAGCGACACCTGTCATGGTGGATATTCAAGCAGATACGTTTGAGATGGACTATGACCTTCTTGAGCAAGCCATCACTGAAAAGACTAAGGTGATCATCCCAGTAGACCTTGCAGGGATTGTTTGCAACTATGACCGTTTGTTCCAAATTGTGGAGAAGAAACGCGACCTCTTTACTGCTTCAAGCAAGTGGCAAAAGGTCTTTAACCGTATTGTGATTGTCTCTGATAGTGCCCATGCTTTGGGATCAACTTATAAAGGACACCCCGCTGGCTCTATCGCTGACTTTACTTCCTTCTCATTCCATGCTGTTAAAAACTTTACAACGGCTGAGGGAGGAAGTGCGACTTGGAAGGCCAATCCAGCGATTGATGACGAAGAGATGTACAAGGAATTCCAAATCCTTTCCCTTCATGGTCAGACTAAGGATGCTCTTGCTAAGATGCAATTGGGTTCATGGGAGTACGATATCGTAACACCGGCCTACAAGTGCAACATGACGGATATCATGGCTTCGATAGGTTTGGTACAATTGGATCGTTACCCTGGTTTGTTGCAACGTCGTAAGGACATCGTGGACCGCTATGATCGTGGTTTTGCGGGTACTCGTATTCACCCATTGGCACACAAGACTGATACTGTCGAATCTTGTCGTCACCTCTACATCACCCATGTAGAAGGTGCTAGCCTAGAAGAGCGTAACCAAATCATCCAAGAATTGGCTAAAGCAGGAATTGCAAGTAACGTACATTACAAACCACTTCCTCTCTTGACAGCCTATAAGAATCTTGGCTTCGATATGGCAGATTATCCAAGAGCCTATGCCTTCTTTGAAAATGAAATTACGCTCCCTCTTCATACAAAATTAAGCGATGATGAAGTCGACTATATCGTTAAGACTTTGGTGAGAATTTCCGAAGAAATCCTCGGTTCTGGAAAAAAATCATAA
- the trpC gene encoding indole-3-glycerol phosphate synthase TrpC has translation MSQEFLSRILEQKAREVEQMELEEIQPLRQTYRLADYLKQHQDRLQVIAEVKKASPSLGDINLDVDIVQQAQTYEANGAVMISVLTDEVFFKGHLDYLREISSQVNIPTLNKDFIIDEKQIIRARNAGATVILLIVAALSEERLKELYDYATELGLEVLVETHNLAELEVAHRLGAEIIGVNNRNLTTFEVDLQTSVDLAQHFKKGHYYISESAIFTGQDAERVASSFNGILVGTALMQAEDVAQRIKELQIDKG, from the coding sequence ATGAGTCAGGAATTTTTATCACGAATCTTAGAACAGAAGGCGCGTGAAGTCGAGCAAATGGAGCTGGAGGAAATCCAGCCCTTGCGCCAGACCTATCGCTTGGCTGACTATTTAAAACAACATCAAGACCGTTTGCAGGTAATCGCTGAGGTCAAGAAGGCTAGCCCTAGTCTGGGAGATATCAATCTCGATGTGGATATTGTGCAACAGGCCCAGACTTATGAAGCGAACGGAGCAGTGATGATTTCGGTTTTGACAGATGAAGTTTTCTTTAAAGGGCATTTGGATTATTTGCGTGAGATTTCCAGTCAGGTAAACATTCCGACGCTTAATAAGGACTTTATCATCGATGAAAAGCAAATCATCCGTGCTCGCAATGCGGGTGCGACAGTCATCTTGCTCATTGTGGCAGCCTTGTCAGAAGAACGCCTTAAGGAACTTTACGACTATGCGACAGAGCTTGGTCTAGAAGTTTTGGTGGAGACTCACAATCTTGCTGAACTAGAGGTGGCCCACAGACTGGGTGCTGAGATTATTGGGGTTAACAACCGTAACTTGACCACCTTTGAAGTCGACTTGCAGACCAGTGTAGACTTGGCTCAGCACTTTAAGAAAGGTCACTATTACATTTCTGAATCTGCCATTTTCACAGGACAGGATGCGGAACGAGTAGCATCATCCTTTAACGGAATTTTGGTGGGAACAGCTCTCATGCAGGCAGAGGATGTGGCTCAAAGAATCAAGGAGTTGCAGATTGACAAAGGTTAA